In Legionella spiritensis, the following proteins share a genomic window:
- a CDS encoding SEL1-like repeat protein, which yields MNQDNSDKQPSCCGGSCSATDVFCYARDCADCNKDDAQAALASGLVYAGVLYPELQHQDQEKAIYYLRQSIEAGDNQAVKMLVNAYLTGKMAGCCCSIKADYNKWLALCDELAELGHQDVAYSAALWFAGIEKPGDAVDSDIKSCFKRDADQAIHYLRLCSRGDDPEYAISALDILCSLLITGNDTIMPDSARLKNILKDEVAKGNQYAQEYLSRYFQAE from the coding sequence ATGAACCAGGATAATTCAGACAAGCAACCATCATGTTGCGGTGGTTCCTGTAGTGCGACCGACGTATTTTGTTATGCCAGGGATTGCGCGGATTGTAATAAAGATGATGCGCAAGCCGCCCTCGCCTCCGGTCTTGTATATGCCGGCGTGTTATACCCTGAGTTACAACATCAGGATCAGGAAAAAGCCATATATTATTTACGGCAATCCATAGAGGCCGGTGACAATCAGGCGGTTAAAATGCTGGTAAACGCCTATTTAACCGGGAAAATGGCCGGCTGTTGCTGCAGTATCAAGGCTGATTACAACAAGTGGCTCGCTTTGTGCGACGAACTGGCAGAGCTTGGTCATCAGGACGTGGCTTACAGCGCCGCTTTATGGTTTGCCGGCATTGAAAAACCCGGAGACGCCGTAGACAGTGATATTAAATCCTGTTTCAAACGGGATGCGGATCAGGCGATTCATTATTTACGTCTGTGCTCCAGAGGAGACGATCCCGAATATGCCATCTCGGCGCTCGATATTCTGTGCAGTTTACTCATTACGGGCAACGATACTATTATGCCGGACAGCGCCAGATTAAAAAATATTTTAAAAGACGAGGTCGCCAAGGGTAACCAGTACGCGCAAGAGTACCTATCAAGGTATTTTCAGGCTGAATGA